From Bacillus pumilus, one genomic window encodes:
- a CDS encoding trifunctional transcriptional activator/DNA repair protein Ada/methylated-DNA--[protein]-cysteine S-methyltransferase, protein MMITDEQKHEFYQALVDKNPQYDGTFFAGIKTTGIFCHATCTARKPKYENCEFFFTAEEALLAGYRPCKRCTPLTYPNSIPEEVKTLVSAVETHPEKRWKEEDFHQLGIHSATARRKFKEIYGMTFVQYARSRRMGLAFKEILNGKKVIDQQVALGYESSSAFNDAFTKIMGNPPKKTQTKILHANFISTPIGRMISVTDATHVYLLEFVDRRGLEKEIENMRKKHQARILVGETNVHQQLAKELTLYFEKKLTQFSVPLSLHGTPFQMKVWDLLTRIPSGETSSYRELAMMLGDPHLVRAIGNANGANQLAIIIPCHRVIQTSGELGGYGGGVERKKYLLQLEQRI, encoded by the coding sequence ATGATGATAACCGACGAACAGAAACATGAATTTTATCAAGCACTGGTTGACAAGAACCCGCAATATGACGGCACATTCTTTGCCGGCATTAAGACCACTGGTATCTTCTGCCATGCCACATGTACCGCTAGAAAACCAAAATATGAGAACTGTGAGTTTTTCTTTACAGCAGAGGAAGCACTGCTAGCAGGATATCGTCCGTGCAAGCGCTGCACACCATTAACATACCCTAACAGCATTCCGGAAGAAGTCAAAACACTCGTTTCTGCAGTTGAAACACATCCTGAAAAACGCTGGAAAGAAGAAGACTTTCATCAATTAGGGATTCACTCTGCAACGGCACGGCGGAAATTCAAAGAAATCTATGGTATGACCTTTGTTCAATATGCGAGATCACGCCGAATGGGACTTGCCTTTAAAGAAATTCTGAATGGAAAAAAAGTGATTGATCAGCAGGTCGCCTTGGGCTATGAATCTTCGAGTGCCTTCAATGATGCATTTACGAAAATTATGGGAAATCCCCCTAAAAAGACGCAAACCAAGATTCTCCACGCTAATTTTATTTCTACACCGATCGGGCGGATGATCAGCGTGACAGATGCGACGCATGTGTATTTACTGGAATTTGTGGACAGGCGGGGACTCGAAAAGGAAATTGAGAACATGAGAAAAAAGCATCAAGCCCGTATTTTAGTCGGGGAAACAAACGTCCATCAGCAATTAGCAAAGGAATTGACCTTATATTTTGAGAAAAAACTCACGCAGTTCTCGGTACCACTTTCCTTACATGGCACCCCTTTTCAAATGAAGGTGTGGGACCTGCTCACGCGTATTCCATCAGGCGAAACAAGTTCTTACCGCGAGCTTGCTATGATGCTGGGCGATCCTCATTTGGTCCGGGCGATTGGTAATGCAAATGGTGCCAACCAATTAGCGATTATCATTCCATGCCACCGCGTCATTCAAACAAGTGGTGAACTCGGGGGCTACGGCGGCGGAGTTGAACGGAAGAAATATTTGCTTCAGCTAGAACAGCGTATATAA
- a CDS encoding DMT family transporter gives MSWLLLIGAGILEMLCVTMMNQFQKDRHVKWILFIAAGFSMSFLMLSLAMNTIPMGTAYAIWTGIGAAGGAMVGMLFYGESKDAKRIFFIALILSAAVGLKIIE, from the coding sequence ATGAGCTGGCTTTTACTCATTGGAGCAGGCATCTTAGAAATGCTTTGTGTGACCATGATGAATCAATTCCAAAAAGACCGGCATGTCAAATGGATTTTATTCATTGCAGCTGGCTTTTCGATGTCCTTTCTGATGCTGTCTCTTGCGATGAATACGATTCCGATGGGAACGGCGTACGCCATTTGGACTGGAATCGGAGCTGCTGGAGGCGCCATGGTCGGTATGCTGTTTTACGGAGAGTCGAAAGACGCAAAACGTATTTTCTTCATCGCCTTGATTTTATCTGCGGCAGTAGGATTGAAAATCATTGAATAA
- a CDS encoding HAAS domain-containing protein: MVSKETRHILLELKLYLISKGKNVDEIDELMDELTTHAVEAEKDGKTGEAVFGGDPRSYADELAKELSGHHKDWVPFISAFLIGSLFYMILSDAISQSLSYSWYALIGYPLVLVANVIMIILMFRASAFQTSRRAFLYFWILGIFQLTAMVTIKLLDQKLGTPLLVLTSGQRWGVILLMLLCIIVFNAILKANVVSLIPIIFFGPQLLFEWIGWTSPSVLLLQSLLSVVILIGLMLIVLRRTNKKNENTL; the protein is encoded by the coding sequence ATGGTATCAAAAGAAACAAGACACATCCTACTAGAGCTGAAATTATATCTCATATCAAAGGGAAAAAATGTGGACGAAATTGATGAGCTGATGGATGAATTGACGACACACGCGGTCGAGGCTGAAAAAGATGGTAAAACAGGGGAGGCTGTGTTTGGCGGAGATCCGCGGAGCTATGCTGATGAACTCGCAAAAGAGCTGTCAGGACACCATAAAGACTGGGTTCCCTTCATCAGTGCCTTCTTAATCGGGTCTCTCTTCTACATGATTTTATCAGATGCGATCAGTCAAAGTTTATCGTATTCTTGGTATGCTTTGATTGGCTATCCGCTCGTTTTAGTGGCCAATGTCATTATGATCATTCTGATGTTTAGAGCGTCTGCCTTTCAGACAAGCCGCCGGGCATTTCTTTACTTTTGGATCTTAGGGATCTTTCAGCTGACCGCGATGGTCACAATCAAACTATTGGATCAAAAACTCGGCACACCATTACTTGTCCTGACCTCAGGTCAAAGATGGGGCGTCATCCTGCTCATGCTGCTATGTATCATTGTCTTTAATGCAATCTTAAAGGCGAATGTCGTTTCATTGATTCCGATCATCTTTTTCGGACCGCAGCTCCTATTTGAATGGATTGGCTGGACATCACCAAGCGTGCTTCTCTTGCAAAGTCTACTATCGGTTGTGATCTTAATAGGGCTTATGCTCATTGTCTTACGCCGGACGAATAAGAAAAATGAAAATACGTTGTAA
- a CDS encoding small multi-drug export protein codes for MDILWGYVLVFVLAALPFFEVVGVVPLAILSGMHPVPTAVIGFIGNFFTVLLLIVFVDRFKAWRLKRKEDKSDEKGEKKQLRARRIWERYGLPGLALVGPFIIGSHLAAFMCMSFGTKRKQVAVWMTVSLMMWTALAASLTGAGIHYFAPDSNGLFGDIFSQ; via the coding sequence TTGGATATTTTATGGGGATATGTACTTGTGTTTGTATTGGCTGCTCTGCCTTTTTTTGAAGTGGTAGGTGTCGTTCCGTTGGCCATTTTAAGTGGCATGCATCCTGTACCGACTGCGGTCATTGGATTCATCGGCAATTTTTTTACCGTTTTACTTCTCATTGTTTTCGTAGACCGCTTCAAAGCATGGCGGTTGAAGAGAAAAGAGGACAAAAGTGATGAAAAAGGAGAGAAAAAGCAGCTGCGGGCCAGAAGAATTTGGGAACGATATGGTCTCCCGGGATTAGCACTCGTCGGTCCTTTTATCATCGGCAGTCATCTAGCGGCATTTATGTGCATGAGCTTCGGGACGAAAAGAAAGCAAGTCGCAGTGTGGATGACAGTCAGTTTAATGATGTGGACAGCGCTGGCAGCTAGTTTAACCGGTGCGGGAATCCATTACTTTGCCCCAGATTCAAATGGATTGTTCGGAGATATTTTTAGTCAGTAA
- a CDS encoding PadR family transcriptional regulator: protein MTTSTQMLKGILEGCLLSIISEGEIYGYEMTKKLAHYGFDQISEGSIYPILLRMQKEQLVTTVTKASASGPKRKYYTLTQAGEQALTEFITRWSELSKNVNRLLQKGK from the coding sequence ATGACAACATCCACACAAATGCTAAAAGGAATTTTAGAAGGCTGCCTGCTGTCGATTATTTCTGAGGGTGAGATTTATGGGTATGAAATGACAAAGAAGCTCGCGCATTACGGGTTTGATCAAATTAGTGAAGGAAGTATCTATCCGATCCTGCTGCGTATGCAAAAGGAACAGCTCGTGACCACTGTCACAAAAGCATCAGCGAGCGGACCGAAAAGGAAATACTATACGCTCACACAAGCTGGAGAACAAGCGCTCACAGAGTTTATTACCCGCTGGAGTGAGCTTTCAAAAAATGTAAACCGCTTATTACAAAAAGGGAAGTGA
- a CDS encoding GNAT family N-acetyltransferase, protein MKLQTRTVLETERLRLRTMNEHDAPFLYDMLFQDEEVMKYYPSLKDEQQTKEWIAWNQKNDRMYHTSLWIIEEKETNEPLGQSGIVLQNIEGQTELEIGYMLKKAAWGNGYAAEAAKGCLTYGFEEMKVRRMVSLIRPENESSVKVALKMGMKKEKTISKWDQIIDVYSIIRNEENGSLTE, encoded by the coding sequence ATGAAACTTCAAACACGGACAGTGCTTGAAACAGAGCGCCTTAGACTGAGAACGATGAATGAACATGATGCGCCATTTTTATATGATATGTTGTTCCAAGATGAAGAAGTGATGAAGTATTATCCTTCTTTGAAGGATGAGCAGCAGACGAAAGAGTGGATTGCATGGAATCAAAAGAATGACCGCATGTATCATACTTCCCTCTGGATCATTGAAGAGAAAGAAACGAATGAACCACTTGGACAAAGCGGGATTGTTCTGCAAAACATTGAAGGACAAACAGAACTTGAAATCGGCTATATGCTAAAGAAAGCAGCATGGGGGAATGGCTATGCTGCTGAAGCCGCAAAAGGCTGTCTCACCTATGGCTTTGAAGAAATGAAGGTCAGACGAATGGTCAGCTTAATACGCCCAGAGAATGAATCGTCTGTAAAGGTCGCTTTAAAAATGGGTATGAAAAAAGAAAAAACCATTTCAAAATGGGATCAGATCATTGATGTATACAGCATCATCCGTAACGAAGAAAACGGCTCGCTTACCGAATAA
- a CDS encoding ABC transporter ATP-binding protein — protein MAVEPLLQVNNLKKHFHLSKGRTLKALDGVSFQLKQGETFGLVGESGCGKSTLGKVLMRLYEPTDGEALYEGKSLHHLSKKESFDFNRQIQMVFQDPYSSLNPRLSVKDIMLEPMEIHNLYGSQKKRVARVKELLEAVGLSYDFATRYPHEFSGGQRQRIGIARALALAPKFIVADEPISALDVSVQAQVVNLLKKLQKEEGLTFLFIAHDLSMVKYISDRIGVMYLGHLVELTSSDMLYQTPLHPYTQALLSAIPIPDPDVEDKRKRFILKGEIPSPVNPPSGCVFRTRCPAAMDVCAEKKPTLQAVEEGHDVACHLYDRT, from the coding sequence ATGGCAGTTGAACCACTTTTACAAGTAAACAATCTCAAAAAACATTTTCATCTATCGAAAGGAAGAACGCTTAAAGCGCTAGACGGTGTCTCCTTTCAGCTGAAACAAGGCGAAACGTTTGGCCTTGTTGGCGAGTCTGGCTGCGGAAAATCCACACTTGGAAAAGTGCTTATGCGTCTTTATGAACCGACAGATGGGGAAGCCTTATATGAAGGGAAAAGTCTTCATCACCTTTCTAAAAAAGAATCATTTGATTTTAATCGGCAAATTCAAATGGTGTTTCAAGATCCGTATTCCTCCTTAAATCCGCGGCTGTCTGTAAAAGATATTATGCTTGAGCCAATGGAGATTCACAACCTTTACGGGAGTCAAAAGAAAAGAGTTGCCCGGGTGAAAGAACTACTTGAAGCTGTTGGACTTAGCTATGACTTTGCGACTCGCTATCCTCATGAATTCAGCGGAGGGCAGAGGCAGAGAATCGGTATTGCAAGAGCCCTCGCCTTAGCGCCGAAATTTATTGTGGCAGATGAGCCAATTTCTGCACTAGATGTCTCCGTTCAAGCGCAGGTTGTGAATTTGCTGAAGAAACTGCAAAAGGAGGAAGGGCTGACATTTCTCTTTATTGCGCATGACTTGTCGATGGTCAAATATATCAGCGACCGAATCGGTGTCATGTATTTAGGTCATCTCGTCGAATTGACCAGCAGTGATATGTTATATCAAACACCGCTGCACCCATATACACAAGCCTTGCTGTCAGCGATCCCCATTCCAGATCCTGACGTGGAGGACAAGCGCAAAAGATTCATTTTAAAAGGAGAAATTCCAAGTCCAGTGAACCCGCCAAGCGGCTGTGTATTTCGAACAAGGTGTCCTGCAGCGATGGATGTGTGTGCTGAAAAAAAGCCAACATTACAAGCAGTAGAAGAAGGACATGATGTCGCCTGTCATTTATACGATCGAACATAA
- the purU gene encoding formyltetrahydrofolate deformylase: MRTLITEKLELHRQKHEQKGRLLVSCPDQPGIVSAVSSFLFEHGANIIESSQYTTDHESGRFFLRIEFDWKDISANMDQLKHQFEPIAASFQMTWSMSRASELKKLAIFVSKELHCLHELLWEWQSGNVMAEIAVVISNHETAKDTVESLGIPFHFVKANKDIRKEAEKQQLALLEEYDIDAIVLARYMQILTPEFIEQHPNKIINIHHSFLPAFIGANPYKRAYERGVKLIGATSHYVTNDLDEGPIIEQDIERVDHRDDAEALKNIGRTIERSVLARAVKWHLEDRIIVHENKTIVFN, from the coding sequence ATGAGAACTTTGATAACAGAGAAACTTGAATTACACAGACAAAAGCATGAGCAAAAAGGAAGGTTGCTTGTCAGCTGTCCGGATCAGCCTGGAATTGTATCAGCTGTTTCTTCCTTTTTATTTGAGCACGGAGCGAATATCATTGAATCCAGCCAATACACAACAGATCATGAAAGCGGCCGGTTCTTTTTAAGAATTGAATTTGATTGGAAAGACATCTCGGCAAATATGGATCAGCTGAAACATCAGTTTGAGCCAATTGCAGCATCATTTCAAATGACGTGGAGCATGTCGCGTGCAAGTGAGCTTAAAAAGCTGGCGATCTTTGTGTCAAAAGAGCTTCATTGTTTACATGAGCTGCTATGGGAATGGCAAAGCGGAAATGTCATGGCTGAAATTGCGGTCGTGATCAGCAATCATGAAACGGCAAAAGATACAGTAGAATCGCTTGGAATCCCGTTCCATTTTGTGAAGGCGAACAAAGACATTCGCAAAGAAGCGGAAAAACAGCAGCTCGCATTATTAGAAGAGTATGATATTGATGCCATTGTGCTTGCTAGATACATGCAAATTTTAACGCCTGAATTTATTGAACAGCACCCGAACAAAATCATTAATATTCATCATTCTTTTCTGCCAGCGTTTATTGGTGCAAATCCATATAAGCGGGCATATGAGCGGGGAGTCAAATTAATTGGCGCGACTTCTCATTATGTGACCAATGATTTAGACGAAGGACCGATCATTGAACAGGATATTGAGCGTGTAGATCACCGGGATGATGCAGAAGCATTAAAAAATATTGGCCGAACAATTGAGCGGAGTGTGCTTGCACGTGCCGTCAAATGGCATCTAGAAGATCGAATAATTGTGCATGAGAATAAAACGATTGTATTTAATTGA
- a CDS encoding DMT family transporter, producing MKWGNVFIAAIFEVGWVMGLKYAHSLIEWGATIVCIIVSFYLLMKATSVLPVGTLYAVFTGLGTAGTVLIGMVLGEPVQLVKLLLIVMLLCGVLGLKLTTGEKKGEAES from the coding sequence ATGAAATGGGGAAATGTCTTTATTGCGGCCATATTTGAAGTCGGCTGGGTGATGGGGCTGAAATATGCTCACTCGCTCATAGAATGGGGCGCAACCATCGTTTGTATTATCGTGAGCTTTTATTTACTCATGAAAGCAACAAGTGTACTGCCAGTTGGCACACTTTATGCCGTTTTTACCGGGCTTGGGACAGCAGGTACCGTCCTCATAGGCATGGTGCTTGGTGAGCCGGTTCAGCTTGTCAAACTGCTTTTGATTGTCATGCTTTTGTGCGGTGTATTAGGGCTGAAGCTGACAACAGGTGAAAAGAAGGGAGAGGCTGAATCATGA
- a CDS encoding dimethylarginine dimethylaminohydrolase family protein has translation MDSMRAEQIHKMPQCMSEYDDLQEVLLCSPIYMEIKQIINETQKHFARENISQMKAVAQHKQLIQTLKNHQVRPIMLPANDRFPEQVFTRDIGFTIGHTLFVSSMAAPVRQGEEQLLKEWAQGNGLKTVTLTNGTIEGGDVLVDQTRVFVGTSKRTNPSAIHQLKKELPDHDIIPIHLPPHILHLDCVMNILSHDEILIYPEAFKKEDLHLLKMHYDLIEISEQEQFTLGPNVLSIGQKKVISLPINQQTNAALTAHGYTVIEVDFSEIIKSGGSYRCCTLPIRRSSTKKASV, from the coding sequence ATGGATTCTATGAGAGCAGAACAAATACACAAAATGCCGCAATGCATGAGTGAATATGACGATTTACAAGAAGTCCTTTTATGCAGTCCCATCTATATGGAAATCAAACAGATCATCAACGAAACCCAGAAACATTTTGCGAGAGAAAATATTTCTCAAATGAAAGCCGTTGCTCAGCATAAGCAATTGATCCAAACCCTAAAGAACCATCAAGTACGCCCCATCATGCTTCCGGCAAATGACCGCTTTCCTGAGCAAGTCTTTACTCGGGATATTGGGTTTACGATTGGACATACACTATTTGTTTCAAGCATGGCCGCCCCGGTCCGGCAAGGGGAAGAACAATTGTTAAAAGAGTGGGCACAGGGAAATGGATTGAAAACTGTTACCCTGACAAATGGAACGATTGAAGGCGGCGATGTGCTTGTGGATCAAACACGCGTATTTGTCGGAACGAGCAAAAGAACAAACCCATCCGCTATCCATCAGCTCAAAAAAGAACTGCCTGATCATGACATCATTCCCATTCATCTTCCTCCTCACATTTTGCATCTCGATTGTGTGATGAATATTCTGTCTCATGATGAGATATTAATTTATCCTGAAGCGTTCAAAAAAGAGGATCTTCACCTGCTCAAAATGCATTATGATCTGATTGAAATAAGCGAACAAGAGCAATTCACACTCGGACCAAACGTTTTATCCATTGGGCAGAAAAAAGTGATCAGTTTGCCTATCAATCAACAAACAAATGCTGCATTAACCGCTCACGGGTACACTGTCATTGAAGTGGATTTTTCAGAAATCATTAAATCTGGCGGCTCTTATAGATGCTGCACATTGCCGATTCGGCGTTCATCCACTAAAAAAGCCAGCGTGTAG
- a CDS encoding acyl-CoA thioesterase — MSEENFKYCKESKVVKTSRVFPLDTNNHQTLFGGKLMSYIDDIASISAARHSRSETVTASMDSVDFLEPIGQKESVCLESYVTWVGTSSMEVFVKVMKENLMSGERRLAATSFLTFVSLDENGKPKRVPQVVPETEEEIMLHQTAKQRAEERKSRRKHSKALADALGTDKPWA, encoded by the coding sequence ATGAGTGAAGAAAATTTCAAATACTGCAAGGAATCGAAAGTTGTTAAAACCAGCAGGGTATTCCCTCTCGATACGAATAACCACCAAACCTTATTTGGCGGGAAATTAATGAGTTATATAGATGACATTGCTTCCATCTCGGCAGCAAGACACAGCCGCAGTGAAACGGTCACGGCGTCGATGGATTCTGTTGACTTTTTAGAGCCGATTGGACAAAAAGAGTCAGTATGCTTGGAATCCTATGTGACGTGGGTCGGCACGTCTTCCATGGAAGTGTTTGTCAAAGTCATGAAAGAAAACTTGATGTCTGGAGAGCGCAGACTTGCAGCGACTTCATTTCTGACTTTTGTCTCGCTAGATGAAAACGGAAAGCCAAAACGAGTACCACAAGTCGTACCGGAAACAGAGGAAGAAATCATGCTGCATCAAACAGCGAAGCAGCGGGCAGAGGAAAGAAAAAGCCGCCGAAAGCATAGCAAGGCACTGGCTGACGCACTTGGAACAGATAAACCATGGGCGTAA
- a CDS encoding NlpC/P60 family protein encodes MIFESKVAVANVWTAPQSPREIDQKVLQGSFKIKEWIDKQTYEEKLALCEENLIQSQVLLGERVIGLEETDGWMKVVIPQQASRKHPQGYPGYIPVNQLQQVTEGSAPAASHIVCQKKAVLYRNGQADMEISFLTELAAIEETSDRFRVVTPAGTREINKADVQPVSSISSMTGKDVVDTGKQFIGLSYLWGGMSSFGYDCSGFAYSMYKACGYLLPRDASDQAVQGTPVASSHLEQGDLLFFANDNGKGAVRHVGIYAGDGMMLHSPKTGSEIELLSLSGTSYEKEWAGARRYLPSERRNGHGS; translated from the coding sequence ATGATATTTGAATCAAAGGTTGCAGTTGCGAACGTATGGACAGCGCCGCAGTCACCGAGAGAAATCGATCAAAAGGTACTTCAGGGCTCCTTCAAAATCAAAGAGTGGATTGACAAGCAAACATATGAAGAAAAACTGGCTTTATGTGAAGAAAATCTGATCCAATCGCAAGTACTGCTCGGCGAACGAGTCATTGGATTAGAAGAGACAGACGGCTGGATGAAAGTCGTCATTCCGCAGCAGGCCAGCCGGAAACATCCGCAAGGCTATCCTGGCTATATACCTGTTAACCAACTACAGCAAGTTACAGAGGGAAGTGCGCCAGCTGCATCTCATATCGTTTGTCAGAAAAAAGCCGTGCTCTATCGAAACGGGCAAGCGGACATGGAGATTAGTTTTTTAACAGAGCTGGCAGCTATAGAAGAAACGAGTGATCGCTTTCGTGTTGTCACACCAGCAGGAACAAGAGAAATCAACAAAGCAGATGTGCAGCCAGTTTCATCCATTTCCTCTATGACCGGCAAAGATGTTGTAGACACGGGGAAACAATTTATTGGTCTTTCGTATTTATGGGGGGGCATGAGCAGCTTTGGCTATGATTGTTCGGGCTTTGCTTACAGCATGTATAAAGCGTGCGGATATCTTTTACCGAGAGACGCAAGTGACCAAGCAGTGCAAGGAACACCGGTCGCATCAAGCCATTTAGAACAAGGCGACTTATTGTTTTTTGCCAATGACAACGGAAAGGGAGCTGTCCGCCATGTTGGGATCTACGCAGGTGACGGTATGATGCTTCATTCGCCTAAAACCGGCAGTGAAATTGAGCTGCTTTCCCTTTCTGGCACTTCATATGAAAAAGAATGGGCAGGTGCAAGACGGTATTTGCCAAGCGAGAGGAGGAATGGTCATGGCAGTTGA
- a CDS encoding dipeptide epimerase, which yields MKIVDVRTCRMSVPLKKPFKTALRTVYDAASLIVIITYDQGDVSYGEAVPTTVITGETLESIDYAVCEVIRPILLGASLSEYEQIFSHMNRVLACNTSAKAAVDMAIYDGLAKQAGLPLYQYLGGYRSQLETDYTVSVNRPLEMAEDAKQYAAEGFQTLKIKVGKDDIDTDIQRIKRIREKVGPDIQIRLDANQGWTWKEAIIAIRKMEALNIELVEQPVPKEDIEGLRRVTEATDTLIMADESIFSFHDAIKVLETRSCDLINLKLMKSGGIKEALKINALAEAYGVKCMVGSMIESKLGITAAAHLAASQPNITRYDFDAPLMLKEDMVDGGIVYKGKDIFFPPHHGLGIQGVKGVS from the coding sequence ATGAAAATCGTCGATGTTCGTACATGCAGAATGAGTGTACCGCTAAAAAAGCCTTTCAAAACCGCTTTACGAACGGTGTATGACGCAGCATCTCTGATCGTTATCATCACATATGATCAAGGTGACGTCAGCTACGGAGAAGCAGTCCCGACAACGGTGATTACAGGTGAAACGCTGGAAAGCATCGACTATGCCGTATGCGAAGTGATCAGACCGATTTTGCTTGGAGCTTCCTTGTCAGAATATGAACAAATTTTTTCTCATATGAACCGAGTGCTCGCTTGCAACACAAGCGCAAAGGCAGCGGTTGACATGGCCATTTATGATGGCTTAGCGAAGCAGGCAGGACTTCCGCTTTATCAATACCTTGGCGGATATCGCAGTCAGCTTGAAACCGATTATACGGTCAGTGTAAACCGTCCGCTTGAGATGGCGGAAGATGCGAAGCAATACGCAGCTGAAGGCTTTCAGACGTTAAAGATCAAGGTAGGAAAAGATGACATAGATACGGATATTCAGCGTATCAAGCGAATTCGAGAAAAGGTCGGGCCGGATATTCAGATCAGACTCGATGCGAACCAAGGATGGACGTGGAAGGAAGCGATCATAGCCATTCGGAAAATGGAGGCGCTGAATATCGAACTAGTAGAGCAGCCGGTTCCGAAAGAAGATATCGAAGGCCTGCGCCGTGTGACAGAAGCAACAGATACATTGATTATGGCAGACGAAAGCATTTTCAGTTTTCATGATGCGATCAAGGTGCTTGAAACGAGAAGCTGTGATCTGATCAATTTAAAATTAATGAAATCAGGCGGCATAAAAGAAGCCCTAAAAATCAATGCTCTAGCAGAAGCATACGGCGTAAAGTGCATGGTTGGCAGTATGATTGAGTCAAAACTTGGCATTACAGCAGCCGCTCATCTCGCCGCCAGCCAGCCGAATATCACCCGCTATGATTTTGATGCCCCGCTGATGCTAAAAGAGGACATGGTAGACGGAGGAATCGTGTACAAAGGAAAAGATATCTTTTTCCCGCCGCATCATGGGTTAGGCATTCAAGGGGTGAAAGGAGTCTCATGA